A section of the Humulus lupulus chromosome 2, drHumLupu1.1, whole genome shotgun sequence genome encodes:
- the LOC133819414 gene encoding ubiquitin-like-specific protease ESD4 has translation MGALTSNRKRGDEYSSLNHGHPSLNSPNLQIAKRPRFSSMQSSPDRAPALSSKSAVARVSRYPEAKPPLPRVHAPCRTLKFGSISIRDLSQGKESGDTMFNRLYAKCNSFKNFALETFRYLPKEKEVIELDGNVEEDSSIEEVEVIEDDDDRREEPNVFIVEELEAKALESGFQTTPSKVSNLSDTPSKVENAGLVLDSLSLHSDSEYVSVYKKLLETSNSKRTSKLTRLSSDIELAEKSRSRFRALRPTKKAEAVEEVPSEPFIPFTKEEEAEIAQAFSSSNRRRVLVVHENSNLEITGQILQCLRPGAWLNDEVINLYMELLKEREKRDPKKFLKCHFFNTFFYKKLISGNGYDYKSVRRWTTQRKLGYSLADCDKIFVPVHKEIHWCLAVINKKEEKFQYLDSLKGKDTRVMKVLAKYYVDEVKDKSGKDINVSSWKQEFVEDLPEQENGYDCGMFMIKYADFYSRGLGLCFNQEHMPYFRLRTVKEILRLRAE, from the exons ATGGGTGCCCTAACCAGCAACCGTAAGCGCGGAGACGAGTATTCGAGTTTGAACCACGGACACCCATCTCTGAATTCGCCCAATTTGCAAATTGCAAAGAGACCCAGATTCTCATCCATGCAGTCGAGCCCGGACCGCGCACCTGCGTTGTCATCCAAAAGTGCGGTCGCTAGGGTCTCCAGGTACCCCGAAGCGAAGCCTCCGTTGCCTAGAGTCCATGCCCCTTGTAGAACGCTCAAGTTCGGTTCCATTTCGATTCGTGATTTGAGTCAGGGAAAGGAGTCCGGTGATACTATGTTCAATCGTTTGTATGCCAAATGTAATAGTTTCAAGAACTTCGCGTTGGAGACGTTTCGTTATctacccaaggagaaggaggttaTTGAGTTAGATGGAAATGTTGAAGAAGATTCGAGCATAGAAGAAGTTGAGGTTATAGAAGATGATGATGACAGGAGAGAAGAACCGAATGTGTTCATTGTTGAAGAATTGGAGGCAAAAGCGTTGGAAAGTGGCTTCCAGACAACTCCTTCGAAAGTTTCAAACTTGTCAGACACCCCTTCGAAAGTAGAGAATGCGGGGCTGGTGTTGGACTCTTTGTCGCTTCATTCTGATTCGGAGTACGTTTCTGTATACAAGAAGTTACTCGAAACTTCGAATTCGAAGCGGACTTCCAAATTGACACGATTAAGTTCAGATATTGAATTGGCTGAGAAGAGCCGGTCTAGATTTCGAGCTCTGCGTCCTACAAAGAAAGCAGAAGCAGTTGAG GAAGTCCCTAGTGAACCTTTTATCCCTTTCACAAAGGAGGAAGAAGCTGAGATTGCTCAAGCGTTTTCTTCTTCTAATCG GAGGAGGGTATTGGTTGTTCACGAGAACTCAAATCTGGAGATTACGGGTCAAATTTTGCAGTGTCTTAGACCAGGTGCCTGGTTAAATGATGAG GTTATTAATCTCTACATGGAGTTGCTGAAGGAGCGGGAGAAGAGAGATCCAAAGAAGTTTTTGAAATGCCATTTCTTTAACACCTTTTTCTACAAGAAG TTAATAAGCGGGAATGGTTATGATTATAAATCTGTCAGAAGATGGACAACCCAAAGGAAGCTGGGATACAGCCTTGCTGACTGTGACAAA ATTTTTGTCCCTGTCCACAAAGAGATACATTGGTGCTTAGCAGTAATCAATAAGAAAGAAGAGAAATTCCAGTACCTTGATTCCCTGAAAGGAAAGGATACTCGGGTGATGAAAGTACTG GCCAAATACTATGTTGATGAAGTGAAGGATAAGAGTGGAAAAGACATTAATGTAAGTTCTTGGAAACAAGAATTTGTAGAAGATCTTCCTGAGCAAGAGAATGG GTATGATTGTGGTATGTTTATGATCAAATATGCAGACTTTTATAGCAGAGGTTTGGGGCTCTGTTTCAACCAG GAACACATGCCCTATTTTCGATTGAGGACAGTGAAGGAGATTCTAAGATTGAGAGCTGAGTAA